In a genomic window of uncultured Flavobacterium sp.:
- a CDS encoding SBBP repeat-containing protein, whose translation MNLKTTFLYRLLLPMLLFIFMPAIQAQTALQLNWVNALESNDVFSVSAKNIKTDAIGNIYVVGTFTGTADFDPSEAIVNLTSAGEEDVFLAKYDANGKYIYACVIGGIQTDNCTALTVDRYGNAYISGVFEEKISFTSTKKTIKKISAGDFDGFIAKYDPDGRLLYANTFGGVDHDYGKAIAADDNGNVYVTGSFTGICDFDFGKGTANLSSENGAHLFFAKYDASGEYVYAKNINGVSTGIANDDKGNVYLTGYYESTADFDPGKGVAAMKTIYGQNIFFAKYDEYGNFVFVKNIGSDRSRDLSNAIALDRSGNIYLTGFYENDADFDPGTGAAILSAPKPCAMFLAKYNADGNYIYAKSMSGGKGVIGNAVAVDISGNAYVTGSFEGTVDFDPGPEFAKLTSPGRTKEISGYEGDIFLAKYDIYGNYIYAKSMGGKEYDMGNGIALNPDGRIYVAGTFDSPANFDPMNNDNVVKLKKMPYGSFVACYSECNVNENEIIQTN comes from the coding sequence ATGAATTTAAAAACTACATTTTTGTACAGATTACTTTTACCAATGTTGCTTTTTATTTTCATGCCGGCTATTCAGGCTCAAACCGCGTTGCAATTGAATTGGGTTAATGCATTAGAATCTAATGATGTATTTTCGGTTAGTGCTAAAAATATAAAAACTGATGCCATAGGTAATATCTATGTTGTAGGAACTTTTACTGGTACAGCCGATTTTGATCCAAGTGAAGCAATAGTCAATTTAACAAGTGCAGGGGAAGAAGATGTTTTTCTGGCAAAATATGATGCAAACGGAAAATATATATATGCCTGTGTCATAGGCGGAATCCAAACTGATAATTGTACAGCTCTTACTGTTGATCGTTATGGGAATGCATATATATCGGGAGTTTTTGAAGAGAAGATAAGTTTTACTTCTACAAAAAAAACAATAAAAAAGATTAGCGCCGGTGATTTTGATGGTTTTATTGCGAAATATGATCCTGATGGAAGATTGTTGTATGCAAATACATTTGGTGGTGTGGATCACGATTATGGAAAGGCCATTGCAGCAGACGATAATGGAAATGTATATGTCACTGGTAGTTTTACCGGAATCTGTGATTTTGATTTCGGAAAAGGAACAGCCAATCTCTCTAGTGAAAATGGTGCTCATTTGTTTTTTGCCAAATACGATGCAAGTGGCGAGTATGTATATGCAAAAAACATAAATGGCGTTAGTACCGGAATTGCTAATGATGATAAAGGCAACGTGTACCTTACCGGATATTATGAAAGTACTGCAGATTTTGATCCCGGAAAAGGAGTTGCAGCTATGAAAACTATTTATGGTCAGAATATTTTCTTTGCTAAATATGATGAGTATGGGAATTTCGTTTTTGTAAAAAATATTGGAAGCGACAGATCAAGAGATCTGAGCAATGCTATAGCTCTTGATCGTAGTGGTAATATTTACCTTACTGGGTTTTATGAAAACGACGCAGATTTTGATCCCGGAACAGGAGCCGCTATTTTATCTGCACCCAAACCATGCGCAATGTTTCTTGCGAAATATAATGCTGACGGAAATTATATTTATGCCAAAAGTATGTCCGGTGGAAAAGGTGTAATTGGTAATGCTGTGGCGGTAGACATTAGTGGGAATGCATATGTTACCGGTTCTTTTGAAGGTACGGTTGACTTTGACCCAGGTCCGGAATTCGCCAAGTTGACAAGTCCGGGGCGTACAAAAGAAATTTCAGGTTATGAAGGTGATATATTTCTGGCAAAATATGATATTTATGGAAATTATATTTATGCGAAATCTATGGGAGGCAAGGAGTATGATATGGGAAATGGTATTGCGCTTAATCCTGATGGAAGAATTTACGTTGCAGGGACATTTGACAGTCCGGCAAATTTTGACCCGATGAATAATGACAATGTTGTAAAATTAAAGAAGATGCCTTACGGTTCATTTGTAGCTTGCTATAGTGAATGTAATGTCAATGAAAATGAGATAATACAGACCAATTAG
- a CDS encoding BatD family protein, giving the protein MKVKISLLIFFMFFTVVAFSQNITVQTKVSKDTIGYFDVLRVSFEANSIGVTLREPYFEDFTIYKGSDTKIEQSYIDGKKTSKTIISYLLKPKRTGKLAIDKAVFEYDDKIFTTDPVTIVVKGDTLTNDPSQKDSKIFVSAQVSNYTPFCYQPVMVEYKLYFDEDIKPSTISFDFKKEYTDKFLIYSLSSDESITKETIGGKEYNSIIIKKDIIRFKDKGETSINNNVVVEYKTSKPTKEDENFEQISVKSLPVISKKIKSKKMEKTPKFPHDIQSYGDYKLDVIYPEFAKIRKNKIFEITVQLYGEGYIEDEILPQLSIPKGFEVISNIIANDPVMEDEKIKSVATRTYKIKPLAIGNYKFRPLSFYFYNEKTKQRKAASSKEFTLTVK; this is encoded by the coding sequence ATGAAAGTAAAAATTTCATTGCTTATTTTTTTCATGTTTTTTACCGTAGTTGCTTTTTCGCAAAATATTACCGTTCAAACTAAAGTTTCTAAAGACACCATTGGCTATTTTGATGTCTTAAGAGTAAGCTTTGAAGCAAATAGTATTGGAGTTACACTTAGAGAACCTTATTTTGAAGATTTTACAATTTATAAGGGTAGCGACACAAAAATAGAACAAAGTTATATAGATGGTAAAAAAACGTCTAAAACGATTATTTCTTATCTTTTAAAACCTAAAAGAACTGGTAAATTAGCGATAGACAAGGCAGTTTTTGAGTATGATGATAAAATTTTTACAACAGATCCGGTTACAATAGTAGTAAAAGGAGATACCTTGACAAACGATCCTTCACAAAAAGACAGTAAGATATTTGTTTCTGCGCAAGTTTCCAATTACACACCATTTTGTTATCAGCCAGTAATGGTAGAATATAAATTGTATTTTGACGAAGATATCAAACCTTCAACAATTAGCTTTGATTTTAAGAAAGAATACACAGATAAATTTTTAATTTATTCTCTTAGTTCAGATGAATCAATTACTAAAGAAACAATTGGCGGAAAAGAATACAATAGTATTATCATAAAGAAAGACATAATTCGATTTAAAGATAAAGGTGAAACTTCTATTAATAATAATGTCGTAGTCGAATACAAAACAAGTAAACCGACGAAGGAAGATGAAAACTTTGAGCAGATTTCAGTAAAAAGTTTGCCAGTAATTTCAAAGAAAATTAAGTCGAAAAAAATGGAGAAAACGCCTAAGTTTCCTCATGATATTCAATCGTATGGCGATTATAAACTGGACGTGATTTATCCTGAATTCGCAAAAATCAGAAAGAATAAAATTTTCGAAATTACAGTACAACTTTACGGAGAAGGCTATATTGAAGATGAAATTTTACCACAACTTAGCATTCCAAAAGGATTTGAAGTTATTTCGAATATAATCGCAAATGATCCGGTCATGGAAGACGAAAAAATAAAATCTGTAGCGACAAGAACTTATAAAATAAAGCCTTTAGCAATTGGTAATTATAAATTTCGTCCTCTTAGTTTTTATTTCTACAATGAAAAGACAAAACAAAGAAAAGCTGCTTCGTCTAAAGAATTTACACTTACAGTGAAATAA
- the pgl gene encoding 6-phosphogluconolactonase, with product MIKIYNNTEEINTTAADIFVTAAQKAIAEKDKFTVVLTGGSSPAGIYKLLASDAYKTKIDWSKVFVFWGDERWVPLNDDLSNAKMSYAALLSHVPVPKENIFEMYKDGVTPEDYAVSYEQSIRKVLGDEGQFDLILLGMGDDGHTASLFPGQAVLEEQTKWVDAYYLEPQKMHRITLTAPLINKAEKIVVVAFGEKKAHALKEVTTGNYNPETYPMQLIKPVSGELLFLVDKSAAGTN from the coding sequence ATGATAAAGATTTACAATAATACCGAAGAAATTAATACTACAGCTGCCGATATTTTCGTAACAGCTGCACAAAAAGCAATTGCAGAGAAAGACAAATTCACAGTTGTACTTACGGGAGGTTCTTCTCCTGCAGGGATTTACAAATTATTAGCTTCTGATGCTTACAAAACAAAAATAGACTGGAGTAAAGTTTTCGTATTTTGGGGCGATGAACGTTGGGTACCTTTGAATGATGATTTAAGCAATGCAAAAATGTCTTATGCTGCATTATTAAGCCACGTTCCTGTTCCGAAGGAAAACATTTTTGAAATGTATAAAGATGGTGTTACACCAGAAGATTATGCGGTATCTTACGAGCAATCTATTAGAAAAGTTCTGGGCGATGAAGGCCAATTTGATCTTATCTTATTAGGAATGGGCGATGACGGACACACAGCTTCGCTTTTTCCTGGACAAGCAGTTTTAGAAGAACAAACAAAATGGGTTGATGCTTATTATCTTGAACCTCAAAAAATGCACCGAATTACACTTACGGCACCATTAATAAACAAAGCCGAAAAAATTGTAGTTGTAGCTTTTGGAGAGAAAAAAGCACACGCTTTAAAGGAAGTAACAACAGGAAATTATAATCCTGAAACTTACCCAATGCAGTTAATTAAACCAGTTTCAGGAGAATTATTATTTCTTGTGGATAAAAGCGCTGCGGGAACAAACTAA
- the zwf gene encoding glucose-6-phosphate dehydrogenase — protein sequence MGKFKNINPTIIVIFGGTGDLAKRKLFPAFQNLYLDGRMSDKFEIIALGRAEKSNEEFRSYVLENLETFSRKKGLSDPETQKFLSHISYHSLDIDKEESYQSLNDKINSIDEAFGERANRLFYLSITPSFITTISSNIKKIGLAANPKQDRIIIEKPFGYDKASAIELNAMLSQTFQEEQIYRIDHYLGKETVQNILAFRFGNSMFEPLWSRNFIDFVQITVAEEVGVEERGGFYEGVGALKDMIQNHLLQILCMTAMEAPASLEADDIRNRKADVLKSIRRIKPDEVDHYIVRGQYDAGLIKGKPVVGYREDKGIAPDSNTETYVAMKIYLDNWRWQGIPFYLRTGKRMQEKQSSIIIQFKPVPHSAFSYGKEGMTPNRLIINIQPAMDIKLQFMTKKPGLSLSLRPAEMIFDYFSCSTMSPEAYETLIADALAGDPTLFMRWDQVEQAWDAIDTIQQVWKTTAPTNFPNYKAGSWGPEEADELLARQGHKWIPNIQTKEEILDDKDLQ from the coding sequence ATGGGTAAGTTCAAAAATATAAATCCAACAATCATTGTGATTTTTGGAGGAACCGGAGATTTAGCGAAAAGAAAACTCTTTCCTGCATTTCAAAATCTTTATCTTGACGGACGTATGTCTGATAAGTTTGAGATTATCGCACTGGGAAGAGCCGAAAAAAGCAATGAAGAATTCCGTAGTTATGTCTTAGAAAATCTGGAAACCTTTTCAAGAAAAAAAGGACTTTCAGATCCTGAAACTCAAAAATTTCTTTCACATATAAGTTATCACAGTCTTGATATTGACAAAGAAGAATCTTATCAAAGTTTAAACGATAAGATAAACAGTATCGATGAAGCGTTTGGAGAACGTGCCAATCGTTTATTTTACCTTTCGATTACGCCTTCTTTCATTACTACAATTTCAAGTAATATTAAAAAAATTGGTCTTGCAGCTAATCCAAAACAAGATCGAATTATTATCGAAAAACCTTTTGGTTACGATAAAGCTTCTGCAATTGAATTGAATGCAATGCTTTCGCAGACTTTTCAAGAAGAACAAATTTATAGAATCGATCATTATTTAGGTAAAGAAACGGTACAAAACATCTTGGCTTTCCGATTTGGAAATTCGATGTTTGAACCTTTATGGAGCCGTAATTTTATTGATTTTGTTCAAATTACAGTTGCCGAAGAAGTTGGCGTTGAAGAACGCGGTGGCTTTTATGAAGGCGTTGGCGCATTAAAAGATATGATTCAAAACCATTTGCTTCAAATTTTATGTATGACAGCGATGGAAGCTCCGGCTTCACTAGAAGCGGATGATATTAGAAACCGAAAAGCTGATGTTTTAAAATCAATTCGCCGCATTAAACCTGATGAAGTAGATCACTATATTGTTCGCGGTCAATATGATGCAGGATTGATAAAAGGAAAACCGGTTGTAGGATATCGTGAAGATAAAGGAATTGCTCCGGATTCTAATACCGAAACCTACGTTGCCATGAAAATCTACCTGGATAACTGGAGATGGCAGGGAATTCCGTTTTATTTACGCACCGGAAAAAGAATGCAGGAAAAACAATCTTCGATCATTATACAGTTTAAACCAGTTCCGCATTCTGCATTTTCTTATGGAAAAGAAGGAATGACACCAAACAGATTGATTATCAATATTCAGCCTGCAATGGATATCAAATTGCAGTTTATGACCAAAAAACCTGGACTGTCACTTTCATTAAGACCTGCAGAAATGATTTTTGATTATTTCTCTTGCTCTACAATGTCACCGGAAGCTTATGAAACGCTTATCGCCGATGCTTTGGCAGGAGATCCTACTCTATTTATGCGTTGGGATCAGGTAGAACAAGCTTGGGATGCAATTGATACGATTCAGCAAGTTTGGAAAACTACGGCGCCAACCAATTTCCCTAATTACAAAGCAGGAAGCTGGGGACCTGAAGAAGCTGACGAACTTTTGGCGCGTCAGGGTCACAAATGGATTCCAAACATACAAACGAAAGAAGAAATTTTAGATGATAAAGATTTACAATAA
- the gndA gene encoding NADP-dependent phosphogluconate dehydrogenase: MNKFDFGIVGLGVMGRNLLLNIASHNFAAAGLDLDTEKVNSLQQEADPDHIIEATTDVKHFVSLIQQPRAIMLLVPAGKPVDSAIASLLPHLDKGDIIIDGGNTFYTDTDRRFLELSAQGIHFFGMGISGGEKGARFGPAMMPGGDQKAYERLRPIFEAIAAKVDGEPCVEYLGNGSAGNYVKMVHNGIEYGIMQLISEIYDLMKRGYNLDEETIQKTFEEWNQSHELKSYLIEITGSILKEKDEDGSPLINKISDWAKSKGTGKWTSQNAMDLQVPIPTIDAAVFMRDMSKTKPERIEAAKKLTWDAAKTDVNTTEAIAALKSALYFSIVVTYAQGLAQLHTASKEYNYGLNLETVAKIWRGGCIIRAAILEDFRKAYVAKSDLPNLLLDSGIASELTNNQAGMRAVIQFAVQKGLPVAGLMNSLAYFDAYRSENLPTNLIQAQRDYFGAHTYERTDVPGVFHTKWSE, encoded by the coding sequence ATGAACAAATTTGATTTTGGAATTGTAGGACTCGGTGTAATGGGGCGTAATTTACTTTTGAATATTGCGAGTCATAACTTTGCTGCAGCAGGTTTAGATTTAGATACTGAGAAAGTTAATTCACTTCAACAGGAAGCTGATCCTGATCATATAATTGAAGCTACTACAGATGTTAAACATTTTGTATCGCTTATTCAACAACCAAGAGCTATTATGTTGCTGGTTCCTGCGGGAAAACCTGTTGACAGCGCAATAGCAAGTTTACTGCCTCATCTTGATAAGGGAGACATTATAATTGATGGTGGAAATACTTTTTATACAGATACTGACAGAAGATTTTTAGAATTATCTGCTCAGGGAATTCACTTCTTTGGAATGGGAATTTCAGGCGGAGAAAAAGGTGCGAGATTTGGTCCTGCAATGATGCCGGGCGGAGATCAGAAAGCATACGAAAGACTTCGCCCTATTTTTGAAGCTATTGCAGCAAAAGTTGATGGAGAACCTTGTGTAGAATATCTAGGAAACGGTTCTGCCGGAAATTATGTAAAAATGGTTCACAACGGTATCGAATACGGAATTATGCAGTTGATTTCTGAGATTTATGACTTGATGAAAAGAGGTTATAATCTTGATGAAGAGACGATTCAGAAAACTTTTGAGGAATGGAATCAATCACACGAGCTTAAATCTTATTTGATCGAAATTACCGGAAGCATCTTAAAAGAAAAAGACGAAGACGGAAGCCCGTTAATCAATAAAATTTCGGATTGGGCAAAATCTAAAGGTACAGGAAAATGGACTTCTCAAAACGCAATGGATTTGCAAGTTCCAATTCCTACGATCGATGCTGCAGTTTTTATGCGCGATATGTCTAAAACTAAACCGGAAAGAATTGAAGCTGCTAAAAAATTAACTTGGGATGCTGCCAAAACTGATGTAAATACAACTGAAGCAATTGCCGCATTAAAATCGGCTTTATATTTTTCTATCGTTGTGACTTATGCACAAGGATTAGCACAGCTTCATACTGCTTCTAAAGAATATAATTACGGATTAAATCTTGAAACTGTTGCCAAAATATGGCGCGGTGGATGCATTATTCGTGCTGCAATTTTAGAAGATTTCAGAAAAGCTTATGTTGCAAAATCTGATTTACCAAACTTACTTCTAGATTCTGGAATCGCTTCAGAATTGACAAATAACCAAGCAGGAATGAGAGCAGTTATTCAATTTGCTGTTCAAAAAGGATTACCTGTAGCCGGACTTATGAATTCATTGGCTTATTTTGATGCTTACAGATCAGAAAATCTTCCAACAAATTTAATTCAGGCACAAAGAGATTATTTTGGAGCGCATACTTACGAACGTACAGATGTTCCGGGTGTATTTCATACAAAATGGTCTGAATAA
- a CDS encoding sensor histidine kinase, translating to MKASLKIVLLIIFFQISACQDAHKTDELKKNVTIALKNLDSSSAGNDEKDKIIDTLYNQLLEHKNDSINRNLYFKIASKYYSIDKYSKFLTTVKKVHNLSVEAKDDSHIAKSLYYFGDYYDEESQLDSAFNYYSQSEKVYSQIKDTLNIGRTKLYKAGILFDAGIFSESEAQAVEALRLLIKTNNTRLIYECYVILAISLKELNNSTESLKYFDLALKQLEKQEKEGYPKSKIERSRISCFNNIGRVYEKLKNYPEAIRLYKKGLIIKDIKNRHPKSYAMLLDNLAYSKMKIGDFKGVDKLLFESLKIRDSLDVSIGIASSKINLGEYYLYKKDKNKGLTYLKEGLKLSKEIKSNLHTIESLKLLMANDLENKNFYTSQYLKINDSLQKVERITKDKFARIEYETDQVEEKNEILSRRNTIIIISSAVIILFLGIFIIIYRLRVKNKELSFIKEQQEANERIYQLLLKQQSETECVRNEERNRIAMELHDGIVNSVFTTRFNLIQLDSTQDDKKEQLVKELEKTENEIRRVSHNLTQNQLFEDNSFTDVIKNLVESQQNQFNTKFDFSVDKLIDWSPVSSSNKIHIYRIIQEALQNSNKYSNAERCYIMLLKTGDKITIRIWDNGIGFNVEKIKEGIGLRNIKERAKSLNGEMKIISEPGKGTTIEVIF from the coding sequence TTGAAAGCAAGCTTAAAAATAGTACTGCTAATTATTTTTTTTCAAATATCAGCGTGCCAAGATGCACACAAAACTGATGAATTAAAAAAAAATGTTACTATCGCTTTAAAAAATCTTGATTCTTCATCAGCTGGAAATGACGAAAAAGATAAAATAATTGACACGCTCTACAATCAATTATTAGAACACAAAAACGATTCTATCAATAGAAATCTTTATTTCAAAATTGCAAGTAAATATTATAGTATCGATAAATACAGTAAATTCCTGACTACTGTAAAAAAAGTCCATAATTTATCTGTCGAAGCAAAAGACGATTCTCATATCGCAAAATCATTGTATTATTTTGGAGATTATTATGATGAAGAATCACAATTGGACAGCGCTTTTAATTACTATTCTCAATCTGAAAAAGTATATTCTCAAATAAAAGATACGCTAAACATTGGCAGAACAAAATTATACAAAGCCGGAATTTTGTTTGATGCCGGGATCTTTTCCGAAAGTGAAGCACAAGCTGTAGAAGCTTTGAGATTACTTATAAAAACTAATAATACACGACTAATTTATGAATGTTATGTAATATTGGCGATTTCGCTAAAAGAGCTTAATAACAGCACAGAATCTCTAAAATATTTTGATCTCGCTCTAAAACAATTAGAAAAACAAGAAAAAGAAGGTTATCCTAAAAGTAAAATTGAAAGATCGAGAATATCTTGTTTTAACAATATCGGACGAGTTTATGAAAAACTAAAAAACTATCCCGAAGCAATTCGTTTGTACAAGAAAGGCTTGATAATAAAGGATATAAAAAACAGACATCCAAAATCTTACGCGATGTTATTGGATAATCTTGCTTATTCAAAAATGAAAATTGGCGATTTTAAAGGAGTTGACAAGCTTCTGTTTGAATCCTTAAAAATAAGAGATAGTCTTGACGTATCAATTGGTATTGCATCGAGTAAAATTAATCTTGGGGAATATTATCTTTATAAAAAGGATAAAAACAAAGGATTGACTTATCTGAAAGAAGGTCTTAAATTGTCTAAAGAAATCAAAAGCAATCTGCATACCATTGAATCATTGAAGTTATTGATGGCGAATGATTTAGAAAACAAAAACTTTTATACTTCTCAATATTTAAAAATTAATGACAGTCTGCAGAAAGTCGAAAGAATTACAAAAGACAAATTTGCAAGAATAGAATACGAAACGGATCAGGTAGAGGAAAAAAATGAGATTTTATCTCGTAGAAATACCATTATTATCATTAGTTCTGCGGTTATAATTCTCTTTTTAGGAATCTTTATAATTATATATCGTTTAAGAGTAAAAAACAAAGAGCTTTCTTTTATCAAAGAACAACAAGAAGCTAATGAAAGAATTTATCAGCTTTTATTAAAACAACAATCAGAAACGGAATGTGTGCGTAATGAAGAGAGAAATCGTATTGCGATGGAACTTCACGACGGAATTGTAAACAGTGTTTTTACCACGCGTTTTAATTTAATTCAGCTGGATTCAACTCAAGATGATAAAAAAGAACAGCTTGTAAAAGAGCTCGAAAAAACGGAAAATGAAATTAGAAGAGTTTCTCATAACTTGACACAAAACCAACTTTTTGAAGATAATAGTTTTACTGATGTAATAAAAAATCTGGTAGAATCTCAACAAAATCAGTTTAATACAAAATTTGATTTCTCGGTTGACAAACTTATCGATTGGTCGCCAGTTTCAAGTTCTAATAAAATACATATTTATCGCATTATTCAGGAAGCGTTGCAAAACAGTAATAAATACTCGAATGCTGAAAGATGTTATATAATGCTTTTAAAAACTGGAGATAAAATCACGATTCGTATTTGGGATAACGGAATTGGTTTTAATGTCGAAAAAATAAAAGAAGGTATTGGATTGAGAAACATAAAAGAAAGAGCAAAATCACTAAACGGAGAAATGAAAATAATATCTGAACCAGGAAAAGGAACTACTATCGAAGTGATTTTTTAA
- a CDS encoding LytTR family transcriptional regulator DNA-binding domain-containing protein yields MRFSFLLIDDNATNVKGTLELFDNFPNYFCAGVVKDSQSAINQIIKIKPQLVFFRISAKSKDTETFFKTVTELFQYLDYIPYFIALASTPDYALTAIQSGFSDYMIEPLHLHELGKMLFKFEKRNPPNVVSTICIKSYSDYQFVDLQNITYLKADNNTTDIQMDNGKTVNAYKTLKHFEGTLPFYFLRIHKSYIVNINHVSRIHLSKSKCYLNYNEILPFSLTYKDNVDAIIRKINI; encoded by the coding sequence ATGCGATTTTCTTTTCTTCTTATCGACGACAATGCCACTAATGTCAAAGGAACTTTGGAACTCTTTGACAATTTCCCTAATTATTTCTGCGCAGGTGTTGTCAAAGATAGTCAATCGGCGATAAACCAAATTATAAAAATAAAACCACAATTGGTATTTTTTCGCATTTCTGCTAAATCAAAAGATACCGAAACATTTTTTAAAACGGTAACAGAGTTGTTTCAATATCTGGATTACATTCCGTATTTCATCGCTTTGGCTTCAACGCCAGATTATGCCTTAACTGCTATACAATCAGGATTTTCAGATTATATGATTGAACCTTTGCATTTGCATGAATTGGGAAAAATGTTGTTTAAATTCGAAAAAAGAAATCCTCCAAATGTTGTTTCTACAATTTGTATAAAATCCTATAGCGATTATCAATTTGTTGATTTACAAAATATTACTTATTTAAAAGCAGATAATAATACTACAGATATTCAGATGGATAATGGCAAAACGGTTAATGCCTATAAAACGCTGAAACATTTTGAAGGCACTTTGCCATTTTACTTTCTGAGAATTCACAAAAGCTACATCGTAAACATCAATCATGTATCGAGAATACATTTGAGCAAATCAAAATGTTATCTTAATTACAATGAAATATTGCCGTTTTCATTGACTTACAAAGACAATGTTGATGCAATAATCAGGAAAATCAATATTTAG
- a CDS encoding response regulator, translating into MNVLIVDDHPMTVEGYINALSMAPFALNSPIFSKAHNCEEAYNCLTKNSLAKGSFDIAIIDKGLPGYEEKSILSGSDLAGFIKEIMPNCKIIMITAHTEVLVVYELYKNVRLDGLIIKNDITPEKLQQAVAEVLQGNSYKSITVQNCINDIWKKELMVEDYNRQILFYLSKGFKVKELEGVIFLTTSAIQKRIIRMKRAFDVTDDSGLVKEAIKQGFI; encoded by the coding sequence ATGAATGTACTCATAGTAGATGATCATCCAATGACCGTTGAAGGTTATATAAATGCACTCTCAATGGCACCTTTTGCATTAAATTCTCCTATTTTTTCAAAAGCCCATAATTGCGAGGAAGCGTACAATTGCCTGACGAAAAACTCGTTGGCCAAAGGATCATTTGATATTGCTATAATAGATAAAGGTTTGCCGGGATATGAAGAAAAATCTATTCTGTCAGGAAGCGATTTGGCTGGATTTATTAAAGAAATCATGCCCAATTGCAAAATTATTATGATCACCGCACATACCGAAGTTCTCGTTGTTTATGAACTCTACAAAAATGTGCGATTGGACGGACTTATCATCAAAAACGATATTACGCCTGAGAAATTACAACAAGCTGTAGCAGAGGTTTTACAAGGCAATTCATATAAAAGCATTACAGTTCAAAACTGCATTAACGACATCTGGAAAAAAGAGTTGATGGTTGAAGATTATAACCGTCAGATTCTATTTTATTTATCCAAAGGTTTTAAAGTAAAAGAGTTAGAAGGAGTTATCTTTTTGACCACAAGTGCAATCCAAAAACGCATTATCAGAATGAAAAGAGCTTTTGACGTAACAGACGATTCCGGTTTGGTCAAAGAAGCCATAAAACAAGGGTTTATTTAA
- a CDS encoding class I lanthipeptide translates to MKKVKFVGKLSLNKVTVAKLNNDQMTKVVGGGDEPKKPSTTKLTNNTCGYLCTY, encoded by the coding sequence ATGAAAAAAGTAAAATTCGTTGGAAAATTAAGTTTAAACAAAGTTACAGTTGCAAAATTAAATAATGACCAAATGACTAAAGTTGTTGGTGGTGGAGACGAGCCTAAAAAACCTTCTACAACAAAGTTAACTAACAACACTTGTGGTTATTTGTGTACTTACTAA